One segment of Pleomorphomonas sp. PLEO DNA contains the following:
- a CDS encoding MFS transporter: MTMHAAPRKTGWMNYWAWGSGDMLGAGAMAVISGWLFYFYTTFCNLSAGEAGLILGIPRLVDAVSCPLIGYFSDNLRHTWIGRHIGRRKIFLLIAIPLLPCFALMFVTGHGFAYYLTTFIFFEVVYASVLIPWETLAAEMTSDYKAKARFAGARMLVAQASAVLASYLPTLIINSLGGKDAPDTFLIMAAIFGGIFSAVVLLVVLFTWERPYTDAELGVRRPPMSLASVTMIPVNMFRDMFSTLQLRAFRQHLSIYLGGYISQDVFNTAFPIFVITVMMGATLVISQLMTIMYLFQFISVIVAINMVMRLGPVVAYRTAISLVIAACVLFFAFYMTQPEGFTPALKAVETNMIGAILSGSLSGSVVFWLLVPLALAGLGRGTLNFVPWSIYNYLPDIDEAVTGKRREGIFAGVMTLVRKLTQSLALTVTGFAMQAGGYQSGAAPQTEGAIHTVIVILVAAPIIIMLLGAVASWKFRLNGETHAVLIREVERLRAGARQPETEESGRVVEDLTGWKYDQLWGRGKQKALESAVMAPRAV; encoded by the coding sequence ATGACAATGCATGCGGCGCCCCGCAAGACGGGGTGGATGAACTACTGGGCCTGGGGATCCGGCGATATGCTTGGTGCCGGCGCCATGGCGGTCATTTCCGGCTGGCTGTTCTATTTCTACACCACCTTCTGCAACCTTAGCGCCGGCGAGGCAGGCCTGATCCTCGGCATTCCACGGCTGGTGGATGCCGTCTCCTGCCCGCTGATCGGTTATTTCTCGGATAACCTACGCCATACCTGGATCGGGCGGCACATCGGACGGCGCAAGATCTTTCTGCTGATCGCCATTCCGCTGCTGCCTTGCTTCGCGCTCATGTTCGTCACCGGCCATGGCTTCGCTTACTATCTCACCACCTTCATTTTCTTCGAGGTGGTCTATGCGTCGGTGCTGATCCCTTGGGAGACGCTGGCTGCCGAGATGACGTCGGACTACAAAGCCAAGGCCCGTTTCGCCGGCGCTCGCATGCTCGTAGCCCAGGCTTCGGCCGTGCTCGCCTCCTATCTGCCGACGCTGATCATCAACTCGCTCGGCGGCAAGGACGCGCCCGACACTTTCCTGATCATGGCGGCGATCTTTGGCGGCATCTTCTCGGCTGTGGTGCTTCTCGTCGTCCTCTTCACCTGGGAGCGCCCCTACACGGACGCCGAACTCGGCGTCCGCCGTCCGCCGATGAGCCTTGCGAGCGTGACCATGATCCCGGTCAACATGTTCCGTGACATGTTCTCCACTCTCCAGCTCAGAGCCTTCCGCCAGCATCTCAGCATCTATCTTGGCGGCTACATCTCACAGGACGTCTTCAACACCGCCTTCCCGATCTTTGTGATCACGGTGATGATGGGTGCCACACTGGTCATCTCGCAACTGATGACCATCATGTATCTGTTTCAGTTCATATCGGTCATCGTTGCCATCAACATGGTCATGCGCCTCGGGCCTGTGGTGGCCTACCGCACGGCCATTTCGCTGGTCATCGCCGCCTGCGTGCTTTTCTTCGCCTTTTACATGACCCAGCCCGAAGGATTCACGCCGGCGCTCAAGGCCGTTGAGACCAACATGATCGGCGCCATCCTATCGGGATCTCTGTCCGGTTCGGTGGTCTTCTGGCTACTGGTTCCGCTGGCGCTCGCCGGTCTCGGCCGCGGCACGCTCAACTTCGTTCCCTGGAGCATCTACAATTACCTGCCGGACATCGACGAGGCCGTCACTGGCAAGCGTCGCGAAGGCATCTTCGCTGGCGTGATGACGCTGGTTCGCAAGCTAACCCAGTCGCTGGCACTCACTGTCACCGGCTTCGCCATGCAGGCCGGCGGCTATCAATCCGGTGCGGCGCCCCAAACCGAAGGGGCGATCCACACCGTGATCGTCATTCTGGTCGCCGCGCCGATCATTATCATGCTGCTCGGCGCCGTTGCCTCGTGGAAGTTCCGCCTCAACGGCGAGACCCATGCCGTGCTGATCCGCGAAGTCGAACGTCTGCGGGCCGGAGCCAGGCAACCCGAGACCGAAGAAAGCGGCCGCGTCGTGGAAGACCTCACTGGTTGGAAATACGATCAGCTTTGGGGCCGCGGCAAACAAAAGGCCCTCGAGTCGGCCGTCATGGCGCCGCGCGCCGTATGA
- a CDS encoding alpha/beta hydrolase yields MNFSSFPYPVMRAPEITFLSEGSANRFSGEWPDRLLGTVTRAELHSFTIAAPRARAIVYAGGGYTQIFYDKEGTEVALWLNGLGIDAHVLVHRLPGAPDGNSDVFPKNIALRDGLAALDHLAGDGSALPLFHVGLSSGGHLAAVMACQRHALSPRGALIAYAPINANHRLHKIPLGKPDYPPIEKQDFYDDWPIGLANHPHGLPKAPLFLAYALHDQSVPVQHALRLVETAAAAGLDVDAHIFGTAPHGFALRDRAGSHALWPELAADWIDRHL; encoded by the coding sequence ATGAATTTTTCGTCCTTCCCGTATCCGGTTATGCGCGCTCCGGAGATCACATTTCTGTCGGAAGGATCAGCCAACCGCTTCTCCGGCGAGTGGCCCGATCGCCTTTTGGGTACTGTGACGCGGGCTGAACTTCACAGCTTCACAATCGCCGCGCCGCGTGCTCGCGCGATTGTCTACGCAGGTGGCGGCTACACGCAGATCTTCTACGATAAGGAAGGGACCGAGGTGGCGCTGTGGCTGAACGGCCTTGGCATCGACGCACATGTCCTCGTCCATCGCCTCCCCGGAGCGCCGGACGGCAACAGCGACGTATTTCCCAAGAACATCGCTCTCCGTGACGGGCTGGCGGCACTTGATCATCTTGCTGGAGACGGATCGGCCCTGCCGCTCTTCCACGTCGGGCTTTCCTCCGGAGGTCATCTCGCCGCGGTCATGGCATGCCAGAGACATGCACTCTCCCCGCGAGGCGCCCTCATCGCCTACGCACCGATCAACGCCAATCATCGGCTGCACAAGATACCGCTCGGCAAGCCCGACTATCCACCAATCGAGAAGCAGGATTTCTATGACGACTGGCCGATCGGCCTTGCCAATCATCCGCATGGCCTGCCGAAGGCGCCACTCTTTCTCGCCTACGCGCTTCACGACCAGTCGGTGCCCGTCCAGCACGCGCTGCGCCTCGTTGAGACGGCAGCGGCCGCTGGCCTCGACGTGGATGCGCATATCTTCGGTACCGCGCCGCACGGCTTCGCCTTGCGCGATCGAGCTGGTAGCCACGCCCTTTGGCCCGAACTTGCCGCCGACTGGATCGATCGACATCTCTAG
- a CDS encoding Gfo/Idh/MocA family protein gives MLKLGLIGLGEVAQLIHLPILQRLGGLYQLAGAFDPSPSVAAAITARWNIARTFDSAEALIASPDIDAVLVMSPDAYHGRHARAAISAGKHVLIEKPCCLAPDDLAELAKVAFAHADRVAMVGYMRRFAPAFVEAKKRLPSKSDITYVRVRDVICEGPWYFRQTDGVVVPRGDIPEALLTEGRELRTAMLDAVLGADAPADIRTAYAVMTGLSSHSLSAMRDLLGSPERVIAAEIKQDGTQITALFDYGNFTAIYECMIGDVVRFEAGFEINTRWNRIAFEYPTPYIRNLPMTLELQASGDDDNTVTRLGPYHRDPFEVELRAFHAAITEGGENRTPPAESMADLALFADIIKAARR, from the coding sequence ATGCTCAAGCTTGGCCTCATCGGACTTGGCGAAGTTGCCCAGCTTATCCACCTGCCCATTCTGCAAAGGCTCGGCGGGCTCTACCAGCTCGCCGGCGCCTTCGATCCGTCGCCGTCGGTCGCGGCGGCTATTACTGCTCGCTGGAATATCGCCCGAACCTTCGACAGCGCTGAGGCGCTGATCGCTTCGCCCGACATCGACGCCGTTCTGGTCATGAGCCCCGATGCTTACCACGGCCGTCATGCCCGAGCTGCCATTTCGGCCGGCAAGCACGTGCTGATCGAAAAGCCGTGTTGCCTGGCGCCGGATGATCTCGCGGAACTTGCCAAGGTCGCCTTTGCCCATGCCGATCGCGTTGCCATGGTCGGCTACATGCGGCGCTTCGCACCGGCTTTTGTTGAGGCGAAGAAGCGCCTGCCATCCAAGTCCGACATCACCTATGTCCGTGTACGCGACGTGATCTGCGAGGGCCCCTGGTATTTCCGCCAGACCGACGGCGTCGTCGTGCCGCGGGGCGACATCCCGGAAGCGCTGCTGACCGAAGGACGCGAGCTCCGTACGGCTATGCTCGATGCCGTGCTTGGCGCCGACGCTCCCGCCGATATCCGGACCGCCTATGCGGTGATGACCGGCCTGTCGTCGCATTCGCTTTCGGCGATGCGCGATCTCCTCGGTAGCCCCGAGCGGGTGATCGCTGCCGAGATCAAGCAGGATGGCACCCAGATCACCGCGCTGTTCGACTACGGCAATTTCACCGCCATTTACGAGTGCATGATCGGCGACGTCGTGCGCTTCGAGGCCGGCTTTGAGATCAACACGCGCTGGAACCGGATCGCTTTCGAATACCCGACGCCCTACATCCGCAATCTGCCGATGACCTTGGAGCTGCAGGCCTCAGGCGACGACGACAATACCGTCACTCGCCTCGGTCCCTATCATCGCGATCCCTTCGAGGTCGAGCTGCGGGCTTTCCATGCCGCGATCACCGAGGGCGGCGAGAACCGGACACCTCCGGCGGAGTCGATGGCGGACCTTGCGCTCTTTGCCGATATCATCAAGGCGGCGCGGCGATGA
- a CDS encoding sugar phosphate isomerase/epimerase family protein, with the protein MKLATAPDAWGVWYANDPRQTPWTRYLDEVRDAGFTSTETGPWGYLPTDPAHMMDELGQRGIDVCGSALVHLLAPRDAMETLKPRLKDTCNLLKAVGAKWVVVMDDSGVPPPGQSRELSPDDWKSMIATVKEAAAYVSGEHGLSLVFHPHVGSGVETEAEIVRLLEETPAETVGLCFDFGHHAYTGADAIAFMKRYADRIPYYHFKNVDPVILERIRRDNIDFITGFQSGVMCELDKGLIDFAEVRDFLASRGFDGYAVYEQDMYPCPPDKPFPIAKRNREALRRLGL; encoded by the coding sequence ATGAAACTGGCCACGGCTCCGGACGCCTGGGGTGTCTGGTATGCGAACGATCCCCGGCAGACCCCCTGGACTCGCTATCTGGATGAGGTGCGGGATGCCGGCTTCACCTCGACTGAGACCGGCCCCTGGGGCTATTTGCCGACCGACCCCGCCCACATGATGGACGAACTCGGCCAGCGTGGCATTGACGTCTGCGGCTCCGCGCTCGTGCATCTGCTGGCGCCTCGCGACGCCATGGAGACGCTGAAGCCGAGACTGAAGGACACGTGCAACCTCCTGAAAGCAGTCGGCGCCAAATGGGTGGTGGTGATGGATGATTCCGGCGTTCCGCCGCCCGGCCAGAGTCGCGAACTCTCGCCGGATGACTGGAAGTCGATGATCGCCACCGTCAAGGAGGCCGCCGCCTACGTCAGTGGCGAGCATGGACTATCCCTCGTGTTCCATCCTCATGTCGGCTCGGGCGTCGAGACCGAGGCGGAGATCGTGCGGCTGCTCGAGGAGACGCCAGCTGAAACCGTCGGCCTCTGCTTCGACTTCGGTCATCACGCCTACACGGGCGCCGACGCTATCGCCTTCATGAAACGCTACGCCGATCGCATCCCCTACTATCATTTCAAGAACGTCGACCCGGTCATTCTGGAGCGTATTCGTCGCGACAACATTGATTTCATCACCGGCTTCCAGTCCGGCGTGATGTGCGAACTCGACAAAGGACTGATCGATTTCGCCGAGGTCCGGGATTTCCTTGCGTCGCGCGGTTTTGATGGATATGCGGTCTATGAGCAGGACATGTATCCGTGCCCGCCCGACAAGCCGTTCCCAATCGCCAAGCGCAATCGCGAAGCCCTTCGCCGCCTCGGATTGTAA
- a CDS encoding ROK family protein, with protein sequence MTILDRLEGGASRDGDELIAGSRIEDARIHNRRLVFETIFQRGPISRVEISGIIGLKPQTISSITRELLEQELIVEAGRSSGLRGQPQIYLEANAEAGWSIGIHLDQNHCSILAFDLKRCERGRRSLRLDTKNPASAVRVLAAAILGLLEENNQPVSKVWGIGLVLPTFGSRVYDFDFSIQHWDAWRDVSFAEELHRLTGMPVLVENDATAAAIGERIHRPDASEASFVYYYIGHGSGAGIIIDGYPFKGVGGNAGEVGLLPVPGIPANPVWSNGAAEPSEPSANLLSIEGLAAACGVDEANLDDGVIDQMLVMRDHRLMDWLANAAQVLRDVTAIIEVMFDPGFIAVGGPLPRAIVERLVDRAYPLRPTPAARHDRSVPRLLPAKLIEDAAVTGAAMLPIFVNISHNFRHLYFRQLLSEDGPGEA encoded by the coding sequence GTGACCATTCTGGATCGCTTGGAGGGCGGCGCGAGCCGGGACGGCGACGAATTGATCGCGGGCAGCCGCATCGAGGATGCCCGCATCCACAATCGCCGCCTGGTGTTCGAGACCATCTTCCAACGCGGCCCGATCAGCCGCGTTGAGATATCCGGAATCATCGGCCTCAAACCGCAGACGATTTCCTCGATAACCCGCGAGCTTCTTGAGCAGGAACTGATCGTCGAGGCCGGGCGCTCGTCCGGCCTGCGCGGCCAGCCGCAGATTTATCTGGAAGCCAACGCCGAAGCTGGCTGGTCGATCGGCATCCACCTCGACCAGAACCACTGCTCGATCCTGGCCTTCGACCTCAAGCGTTGCGAACGCGGCCGCCGTTCGCTGCGGCTCGACACCAAGAACCCGGCCTCGGCGGTGCGTGTGCTCGCCGCTGCCATCCTCGGTCTGCTCGAAGAGAACAACCAGCCGGTGAGCAAGGTCTGGGGCATCGGCCTCGTCTTGCCGACCTTCGGCTCCAGGGTCTACGACTTCGACTTCTCGATCCAGCATTGGGACGCCTGGCGCGACGTTTCCTTTGCCGAGGAACTGCATCGGCTGACCGGCATGCCGGTTCTGGTCGAGAATGACGCCACCGCCGCCGCGATCGGCGAACGAATCCATCGGCCGGACGCCAGCGAAGCGAGCTTCGTCTATTACTATATCGGCCATGGGTCCGGTGCCGGCATCATCATCGATGGTTATCCGTTCAAAGGGGTCGGCGGCAATGCCGGCGAAGTCGGCCTGTTGCCCGTACCGGGTATTCCCGCCAATCCCGTCTGGTCGAACGGCGCGGCTGAGCCGAGCGAACCGAGCGCCAACTTGCTGTCGATCGAGGGATTGGCGGCCGCCTGCGGTGTAGATGAAGCGAACCTAGACGATGGCGTCATCGATCAGATGCTCGTTATGCGGGATCACCGACTGATGGACTGGCTGGCCAACGCGGCCCAGGTCCTGCGTGATGTCACCGCCATCATCGAGGTGATGTTCGATCCGGGTTTCATAGCCGTCGGCGGGCCGCTGCCGCGCGCCATCGTCGAGCGCCTCGTCGATCGTGCCTATCCGCTGCGCCCGACGCCCGCGGCACGCCACGACCGGTCGGTGCCACGCTTGCTGCCGGCCAAGCTGATCGAGGACGCGGCGGTCACCGGCGCGGCGATGCTGCCGATTTTCGTCAACATCAGCCACAACTTCCGCCACCTTTACTTTCGGCAGCTCCTGTCCGAAGACGGTCCCGGCGAGGCCTGA
- a CDS encoding ABC transporter ATP-binding protein translates to MSTLELENVSKQFGAVAALEPLALRIADGELVCLLGPSGSGKSTLLRIIGGFEMPTGGKVLIDGADVARTPPEKRPTAMVFQSHALWGHMTVEGNIGFGLKLRGLKKPDIAAKVEAALRLVGLADYGKRHPAQLSGGQRQRVAIARCLVLEPKILLMDEPFASLDQHLRDRLREEVRQIQKKLGITTVFVTHGQDEALSIADRIVVMSMGRIEQVGTPAEIYTHPLTPFVAGFIGDMNMMTVTVEGGVALTGGVRLEAPIADGEALLAVRPEDVTLVPSPDGEGARVRRIVNYGAVLKIEAEAADGAVWKVQTLKDVPVTEGSFYRPTVSRHIVFRNDRVVHRVDPA, encoded by the coding sequence ATGTCAACGCTCGAGCTTGAAAACGTCAGCAAACAGTTCGGCGCCGTGGCGGCGCTGGAGCCACTCGCCCTCCGCATCGCCGACGGCGAACTGGTCTGCCTGCTCGGGCCGTCTGGTTCCGGCAAGTCCACCTTGCTGCGGATCATCGGCGGGTTCGAAATGCCGACCGGCGGCAAAGTGCTGATCGACGGTGCCGATGTTGCTCGCACGCCGCCGGAAAAGCGGCCGACGGCCATGGTGTTCCAGAGCCACGCGCTGTGGGGGCACATGACCGTGGAAGGCAATATCGGCTTCGGTCTCAAGCTGCGCGGCCTGAAGAAGCCGGACATCGCTGCCAAGGTCGAGGCGGCGCTCAGGCTGGTCGGCCTCGCCGATTATGGCAAGCGCCATCCGGCCCAACTGTCCGGTGGTCAGCGGCAGCGCGTGGCCATCGCCCGTTGCCTGGTGCTTGAGCCGAAGATTCTGTTGATGGATGAGCCTTTTGCCAGCCTTGACCAGCATCTGCGCGATCGCCTGCGCGAGGAAGTTAGGCAGATTCAGAAGAAGCTGGGCATCACCACCGTATTCGTGACGCATGGCCAGGATGAGGCCCTGTCGATCGCCGATCGCATCGTGGTGATGAGCATGGGGCGGATCGAGCAGGTGGGGACGCCGGCCGAAATCTATACTCATCCCCTGACGCCCTTTGTCGCCGGCTTCATCGGCGACATGAACATGATGACCGTGACCGTTGAAGGGGGTGTGGCGCTGACCGGCGGTGTTCGACTGGAGGCCCCGATCGCAGACGGAGAGGCTCTCCTCGCCGTTCGGCCCGAGGACGTGACGCTAGTGCCGTCTCCGGACGGAGAGGGCGCGCGCGTTCGTCGCATCGTCAACTACGGCGCCGTTCTGAAGATCGAGGCGGAGGCCGCCGATGGCGCCGTCTGGAAGGTGCAGACCCTCAAGGATGTTCCCGTCACCGAGGGCTCTTTCTATCGCCCGACGGTGTCGCGCCATATCGTATTCCGCAACGATCGCGTCGTGCACCGGGTCGATCCGGCCTGA
- a CDS encoding ABC transporter permease, producing MIFHSSRRFDFFGYGILLFLIFFIVLPVLTVFLWAFAEQWFYPAVLPTKWGFRFWSLVLARPDVWAALVTSIELSLTVTALSAVICLPAAYAFARMDFPGKSTFMLSFLMANAFPRFALIISIAVLFLSLDLVGTFTGVVIIQLLNTLLLMIWLPTAAFKAVSREMEEAARDVGASAWQVFRYVTLPQAFPTIAAALLMTFVWTFYETEGAWLVGAPRIRTMPLLMMQMINNQLVVQYGAVLSVMLWVPSLAAILMARRIIGGDTFAKGLGG from the coding sequence ATGATCTTCCACTCATCCCGGCGTTTCGACTTCTTCGGCTACGGCATTCTGCTGTTTCTGATTTTCTTCATCGTGCTGCCGGTGCTCACGGTATTTCTGTGGGCCTTCGCCGAGCAGTGGTTCTACCCGGCGGTCCTGCCGACCAAATGGGGGTTCCGTTTCTGGTCGCTGGTTCTGGCGCGACCGGATGTCTGGGCAGCGCTCGTCACCTCGATCGAACTGTCGCTGACGGTGACGGCGCTGTCGGCGGTCATCTGCCTGCCGGCCGCCTATGCCTTTGCCCGCATGGACTTCCCCGGCAAGTCGACCTTCATGTTGTCCTTCCTGATGGCCAACGCCTTTCCGCGTTTCGCCCTCATCATTTCCATTGCCGTGCTGTTCCTGTCGCTCGATCTCGTCGGCACGTTCACCGGTGTGGTGATCATCCAGTTGCTCAATACGCTCCTTCTCATGATCTGGCTGCCAACCGCCGCCTTCAAGGCGGTAAGCCGCGAGATGGAGGAAGCGGCCCGTGATGTCGGCGCCTCGGCCTGGCAGGTATTCCGCTATGTGACGCTGCCACAGGCGTTTCCGACCATCGCGGCGGCGTTGCTGATGACCTTCGTCTGGACGTTTTACGAGACGGAAGGTGCCTGGCTGGTCGGGGCGCCACGCATCCGCACCATGCCACTCCTGATGATGCAGATGATCAACAATCAGCTCGTCGTTCAGTATGGCGCGGTGCTGTCGGTCATGCTTTGGGTGCCGTCGCTGGCTGCCATCCTGATGGCGCGGCGCATCATCGGCGGCGATACTTTTGCCAAGGGGCTCGGCGGCTGA
- a CDS encoding ABC transporter permease: MSAAVTSLRNGWRGLAFIAIPVTAIAIFLFYPAALSIIGTLVRPKDGGGYTFSLQSYVFFFTDSYSLTNLGRTLWTTVVTLILLVAVNLPIALYMRFTKGPLATVIQALALFPMFVPGIIICYALIRYMGPNGWLQSLLALVGFHHYASPHLTPWGPVIGLIWDGMPLTLLILISGLSNISDASIEAARDVGAGRIRILVSIITPEITHSLLIVSALNFLGIFGQALMPFMLGPTNPEMMGPFMLRTFSSVRDPLQASTQATITFLICSLAGIAYVRSIARRPKEDRK, translated from the coding sequence ATGAGCGCGGCCGTGACGTCGTTGCGCAACGGCTGGAGGGGATTGGCATTCATTGCCATCCCCGTCACGGCCATTGCGATTTTCCTGTTCTATCCGGCCGCGCTCTCGATCATCGGAACGCTGGTGCGTCCCAAGGACGGCGGCGGTTACACGTTCAGCCTCCAGAGCTATGTCTTCTTTTTCACCGACAGCTACAGCCTTACGAACCTAGGGCGTACGCTGTGGACGACGGTGGTGACGCTGATCCTGCTCGTCGCCGTCAACCTGCCCATCGCCCTCTATATGCGTTTCACCAAAGGGCCACTCGCCACGGTGATCCAGGCGCTGGCGCTGTTTCCGATGTTCGTGCCGGGCATCATCATTTGCTACGCGCTGATCCGCTACATGGGCCCCAACGGTTGGCTCCAGAGCTTGCTGGCCCTTGTCGGGTTCCATCACTACGCCTCACCGCACCTGACGCCCTGGGGACCGGTCATCGGTCTGATCTGGGACGGTATGCCGCTGACGCTGCTGATATTGATCTCGGGTCTGTCCAATATTTCCGATGCTTCCATCGAGGCGGCGCGTGATGTCGGTGCCGGTCGGATTCGCATCCTCGTCAGCATCATCACGCCGGAGATCACTCACTCGCTGCTGATCGTTTCGGCGTTGAATTTCCTCGGTATCTTCGGCCAGGCGCTGATGCCCTTCATGCTCGGTCCGACCAACCCTGAGATGATGGGCCCGTTCATGTTGCGCACCTTCTCAAGCGTCCGCGATCCGTTGCAAGCATCGACCCAGGCGACCATCACTTTCCTGATCTGCTCGCTCGCCGGTATCGCCTATGTCAGGTCCATCGCCCGCCGCCCCAAGGAGGATCGGAAATGA
- a CDS encoding extracellular solute-binding protein → MLRRDFLKYSAAGAGLLLAGPRVAFAAPGVLDIFFNSDTNVIDFWTQVVKPGFEAANPGVTLNLVPGGGGSGINTLADRAYAAFQAKKDPQVDMLEAAAPFYPAGSLAAGLWVDFAKAGLANYEKVNPVVVQSPALLPYRGSQVVLMYNAEKVKDVPTTFAGLVAWIKANPNQFAYSRPDLGDSGACFIERALQEVTGQKPELFLPENYTEDYAKPMFEKLWPLLKDIQPALFNGGEYTSGNTASIQLLASGAVTMTVAWSDMALQAMSQGVVPDTTAVAQLQDLAFTGGFSGIIVPSVAANKDMALKLADYLISPEVQNHVVTDLGGFPGIKWEFMSKELQEKFAKVAPKSIPIFPSNWEPSLFEAWYRNVASDIKR, encoded by the coding sequence ATGCTGAGACGCGACTTTCTCAAGTATTCCGCCGCGGGCGCCGGTTTGCTCCTGGCTGGTCCTCGTGTCGCTTTCGCGGCGCCGGGCGTTCTCGATATCTTTTTCAACAGCGACACCAACGTCATCGATTTCTGGACCCAGGTGGTGAAGCCCGGCTTTGAGGCCGCCAACCCTGGCGTGACTCTGAACCTCGTCCCCGGCGGTGGCGGTTCCGGCATCAACACTCTGGCCGATCGCGCCTATGCCGCCTTCCAGGCCAAGAAGGATCCGCAGGTCGACATGCTGGAAGCCGCCGCGCCCTTCTATCCGGCCGGCTCCCTGGCAGCGGGGCTTTGGGTGGACTTCGCCAAGGCGGGTCTCGCCAATTACGAGAAGGTGAACCCGGTCGTCGTCCAGTCGCCAGCGCTGTTGCCTTATCGCGGCTCGCAGGTCGTGCTGATGTACAACGCCGAGAAGGTCAAGGATGTGCCGACCACCTTCGCGGGGCTCGTCGCGTGGATCAAGGCAAACCCCAATCAATTCGCCTATTCGCGTCCGGATCTCGGCGATAGCGGCGCCTGTTTCATTGAACGCGCATTGCAGGAAGTGACCGGTCAGAAGCCGGAACTGTTCTTGCCGGAAAACTACACGGAAGATTACGCCAAGCCGATGTTCGAAAAGCTGTGGCCGCTTCTGAAGGACATCCAGCCGGCGCTGTTCAACGGCGGCGAATATACGTCTGGCAACACCGCGTCCATCCAGCTTCTGGCCTCGGGTGCCGTGACGATGACGGTGGCTTGGTCGGACATGGCGCTGCAGGCGATGAGCCAGGGCGTTGTTCCCGACACCACGGCGGTCGCCCAGCTCCAGGATCTCGCCTTCACCGGCGGTTTCTCGGGCATCATCGTGCCGTCCGTCGCCGCCAACAAGGACATGGCGCTGAAGCTGGCCGACTACCTGATTTCGCCGGAAGTCCAGAACCACGTCGTCACCGATCTCGGCGGTTTTCCCGGCATCAAGTGGGAGTTCATGTCCAAGGAACTGCAGGAAAAGTTCGCCAAGGTTGCGCCGAAGTCCATCCCGATCTTCCCCAGCAACTGGGAGCCTAGCCTGTTCGAGGCCTGGTATCGTAACGTCGCCTCCGATATCAAGCGCTGA
- a CDS encoding glycosyltransferase yields MTGQSFTCLIPAFNEASRLPGVLAAVVGHPNLDRVVVIDDGSTDDTGAVALRHGAELLRAPENRGKTEALRLGLETVRTSHVILIDADLLGLTPTAVASLIAPVAAGAAYASVSLRGNAPWVWRCIGIDYISGERAFPMALIAGQLEALGHLRHFGFEVFLNELLVASDRPIAIVRWPEVASPAKSVKRGLWRGLLADAAMLVDIARTIGVMGFIGQIRRLRRLSMP; encoded by the coding sequence ATGACCGGCCAAAGCTTCACCTGCCTGATCCCGGCCTTCAATGAGGCAAGCCGTCTGCCCGGCGTGCTCGCCGCGGTCGTCGGTCATCCAAACCTTGATCGAGTGGTGGTCATCGACGATGGTTCGACTGACGATACTGGCGCTGTCGCCCTGCGACATGGCGCTGAACTGCTGCGTGCGCCGGAAAACCGCGGCAAGACCGAGGCCCTTCGCCTCGGGCTCGAAACCGTGCGTACGAGCCATGTCATCCTGATCGATGCCGATCTCCTTGGCCTGACACCGACGGCCGTCGCCTCGTTGATCGCTCCCGTCGCCGCCGGCGCCGCCTATGCCTCGGTGTCGCTACGCGGTAACGCTCCCTGGGTTTGGCGGTGCATCGGCATCGACTACATTTCTGGGGAGCGGGCCTTTCCCATGGCATTGATCGCTGGCCAGTTAGAGGCGCTGGGTCATCTCCGCCATTTCGGTTTCGAGGTATTCCTCAATGAACTGCTTGTTGCCAGCGACCGGCCGATAGCCATCGTTCGCTGGCCCGAAGTGGCGAGCCCCGCCAAATCCGTCAAACGTGGCCTGTGGCGTGGGCTGCTCGCCGACGCCGCCATGCTCGTCGACATCGCGCGCACCATTGGCGTCATGGGCTTCATTGGCCAAATCCGCCGGCTGCGCCGTCTGTCGATGCCATAA
- a CDS encoding DedA family protein, with translation MIDHTTLVSMMSSYGLWVLTPLAVIEGPIVTVIAGYLVSLSILSLWQVIVCVIVADILGDCMLYFVGRLALGSLSPTWRDRLGLSRRRMFSLMRGFRRHGTRILVAAKLTHAAGFAALTAAGAARMPFAAFLIANTLAGIPKCLFFVALGYLFGNAYETIGSWLSGEAAILLALLTLGAVAIIYLQRRKASR, from the coding sequence ATGATTGACCACACCACGCTGGTCTCCATGATGTCGAGCTATGGCTTGTGGGTGCTGACACCGCTTGCTGTGATCGAGGGGCCGATCGTCACCGTCATCGCCGGCTATCTCGTCAGCCTGTCGATCCTCAGCCTGTGGCAGGTCATCGTTTGCGTCATCGTCGCCGACATCCTGGGCGACTGCATGCTCTATTTCGTCGGTCGTCTGGCGCTTGGCAGCCTTAGTCCGACTTGGCGCGACCGATTAGGCCTATCGCGACGTCGGATGTTCAGCCTGATGCGTGGTTTCCGGCGTCACGGAACCCGTATCCTGGTGGCGGCCAAGCTGACCCACGCCGCTGGCTTCGCTGCCCTGACGGCGGCTGGCGCCGCCCGCATGCCCTTTGCCGCCTTCCTGATCGCCAACACCTTGGCCGGCATCCCCAAGTGCCTGTTCTTTGTTGCGCTCGGCTACCTGTTCGGCAACGCCTATGAAACCATCGGCAGCTGGCTTTCTGGCGAGGCAGCGATTTTGTTGGCCCTCCTCACTCTTGGTGCTGTCGCCATCATCTACCTTCAACGCCGGAAAGCGAGCAGATGA